One genomic segment of Nitrosopumilus sp. includes these proteins:
- a CDS encoding VTT domain-containing protein: MDFVDLFPFAPEVGYLSLSLVNFFGSLVPFVPLPGFLLLATMAVGNQFDLHVLALLSAITATVAKQIIFYVSYGGRKIINEKTRKRMRPFERLVKRYGAGAAFFAAATPIPDDLVYVPLGLAKYNPKRFFIATLTGKIVLSYVIVFVSHYLGLSLVEPFLENIDDATPVYVGIIIFGAMMTAVVVLLLRLDWQRVLGKFAPWTLDENNKD, from the coding sequence GTGGATTTTGTTGACCTATTTCCATTTGCACCAGAAGTAGGTTATCTTAGTTTATCGCTTGTAAACTTCTTTGGCTCTCTTGTGCCTTTTGTTCCATTACCTGGATTCTTACTATTGGCTACCATGGCAGTTGGAAATCAGTTTGATCTTCATGTTTTGGCTTTACTCTCTGCAATCACTGCAACTGTTGCAAAACAAATAATCTTCTATGTGAGTTATGGGGGAAGAAAGATTATCAATGAAAAAACTCGAAAGAGAATGCGTCCGTTTGAAAGACTAGTAAAACGATATGGCGCAGGGGCTGCATTTTTTGCTGCTGCAACTCCCATTCCAGATGATTTGGTTTATGTTCCTTTAGGACTTGCAAAATATAATCCAAAAAGATTTTTCATTGCTACTCTTACTGGAAAAATAGTACTAAGTTATGTTATTGTTTTTGTGTCTCATTACCTTGGATTGTCTTTAGTAGAACCATTTCTTGAAAACATTGATGATGCAACTCCTGTTTATGTTGGAATAATTATTTTTGGCGCAATGATGACTGCTGTTGTTGTTTTGCTTTTAAGATTGGATTGGCAAAGAGTACTTGGCAAGTTTGCTCCTTGGACACTAGATGAAAACAATAAGGACTAG
- a CDS encoding DUF6659 family protein, protein MTKKDYQQICDAISTISPFIRFVGVIGESGELLSYTRRENLLPLLNAKNTQYQFSHIAIKTDLESFFDKNLGEIEFVWEERKKVQIISFAIKKLRVWISIDKKVIRSEVLRIIDSCLPLVKKYS, encoded by the coding sequence TTGACAAAAAAAGACTATCAACAAATTTGTGATGCAATTTCAACAATTAGTCCATTTATCAGATTTGTAGGCGTGATTGGTGAGAGTGGGGAATTATTATCATACACTAGAAGAGAAAATCTACTGCCATTACTAAATGCAAAAAATACTCAGTATCAATTTTCACATATTGCAATCAAGACAGATTTAGAGAGCTTTTTTGATAAGAATCTAGGAGAAATTGAATTTGTCTGGGAGGAAAGAAAAAAGGTTCAGATTATTTCATTTGCCATCAAAAAACTAAGAGTTTGGATATCAATTGATAAAAAAGTAATCAGATCTGAAGTTCTAAGAATTATTGATTCTTGTCTTCCATTGGTTAAAAAATACTCTTAG
- a CDS encoding ABC transporter ATP-binding protein: MKLSVDSLSSRYSSSQGPVYAVDDVSFDLNDGESIGIAGESACGKSTLGLSIIRMMSGGKTTGKILFDGESILEESESDFNSKYRWKKISMIFQGAMNSLDPVFTIKEQFLEIIKQHKFEGDSDKMIFDSIRSVSLDESILKKYPHELSGGMKQRVVIAMALILKPKFVIADEPTTALDVLIQAQIINLLKNLKKLGMSFMLITHDLAVLSEIADKIGIMYGGQIVEFGSSEEIYKNPKHPYTKALLESIPTLNGNTPKYIKGNPPSLLEPPTQCRFIDRCPLAIEKCKTLPTKLKTKTGYVRCWLYE; this comes from the coding sequence ATGAAATTATCAGTTGATTCATTGTCATCTAGATATTCCTCATCACAGGGACCTGTTTATGCAGTTGATGATGTCTCATTTGATCTCAATGATGGTGAATCTATTGGAATTGCAGGTGAGAGTGCATGTGGAAAAAGTACTTTGGGACTTTCAATTATCAGAATGATGTCTGGTGGAAAAACAACAGGCAAGATTCTCTTTGATGGTGAATCAATATTGGAGGAAAGTGAATCTGATTTTAATTCCAAATATCGTTGGAAAAAGATTTCAATGATTTTTCAGGGTGCAATGAATTCTTTAGATCCTGTGTTTACAATAAAGGAGCAATTTTTGGAAATAATAAAACAACATAAATTTGAAGGTGACTCTGATAAGATGATATTTGATTCAATACGTTCAGTAAGTCTGGATGAATCTATATTGAAAAAATATCCACATGAGCTTAGCGGTGGAATGAAACAGCGTGTTGTAATTGCGATGGCTTTAATTTTAAAACCAAAATTTGTTATTGCTGATGAGCCAACCACAGCACTTGATGTCCTAATCCAAGCTCAAATAATTAATCTATTAAAAAATCTCAAAAAACTTGGCATGTCTTTTATGCTAATTACGCACGATTTGGCTGTTTTATCTGAGATTGCCGATAAAATTGGAATAATGTATGGTGGGCAAATTGTAGAATTTGGTTCTTCTGAAGAGATTTACAAAAATCCTAAACATCCATACACTAAAGCACTGTTAGAATCAATTCCGACTCTGAATGGAAATACTCCAAAATACATAAAGGGTAATCCCCCAAGTTTGCTAGAACCACCTACACAATGCCGTTTCATTGATAGATGTCCATTGGCAATTGAAAAATGTAAAACACTTCCAACAAAATTAAAAACTAAAACTGGATATGTGAGATGTTGGCTGTATGAATAA
- a CDS encoding transcription elongation factor NusA: protein MKLPICGFDAKNAVLCPQCEGKVEAGILSKADVDASIILAKIAKSNSEIESFSLYSCKEFDGNFVLSLAKNDIMIIRQSRTLYRTLQEKFKGKIWLVEADETDKKFIEDLFFPTKILSINSVWAPGGVQKTKAVVSGKWTPRFPIDTEKVVQIVKNARNLDIEIEFEDKR, encoded by the coding sequence ATGAAACTTCCAATTTGTGGTTTTGATGCAAAAAATGCCGTACTATGTCCTCAATGTGAGGGAAAGGTAGAAGCAGGCATACTCTCAAAGGCAGATGTTGATGCATCAATTATCCTTGCAAAGATTGCCAAATCAAATAGCGAGATAGAAAGTTTTAGTCTTTATTCATGCAAAGAGTTTGATGGAAATTTTGTTTTATCATTAGCAAAAAACGACATTATGATAATTAGACAAAGCCGCACACTCTATCGAACTTTGCAAGAGAAATTCAAAGGTAAAATTTGGCTAGTTGAGGCTGATGAGACAGATAAGAAATTCATAGAAGATTTGTTTTTTCCCACAAAAATCCTATCAATTAATTCAGTTTGGGCCCCAGGGGGTGTTCAAAAGACTAAAGCAGTAGTTTCAGGCAAATGGACCCCAAGATTTCCAATAGATACAGAAAAAGTAGTTCAAATTGTAAAAAATGCCCGAAACCTTGACATTGAGATAGAATTTGAGGATAAAAGATAG
- the aspS gene encoding aspartate--tRNA(Asn) ligase: MVFVKTHDINELTTELIGKQVVLGGWIEDLRKLGKMTFITLRDVSGISQVIVKGELNDNLGEINRQSVVSVKGIVQETKARDFAFEIKAEEIEVLGKAVHPLPVDPIGRLESNIDTRLNHRALDMRNQKTASIFKLRHHVLQILRKTLADKKFIEITTPKIIGSASEGGANLFSLDYFGKKAYLAQSPQLYKEQMTIGLERVFEISNFYRAENSHTGRHLSEFTSIDIEAAFMDYNDVMDVLESLVMEVYKFTSENCKAEQEVIEHKIVIPKSPFERITYNQCVEELKKEGEKIEFGDDLLDSHLRIIGKNHPGFFFLTDWPMKLKPFYIREKDEDKTLSRSFDLQYGYLELSSGGTRLHNPEMLKERLKEQGLDPNQFTDHLKAFDWGMPPHSGWGMGLDRLMTTLIGIDNVREVVLYPRDPDRLSP; this comes from the coding sequence ATGGTTTTTGTAAAAACTCACGACATCAATGAACTAACAACAGAATTAATTGGCAAGCAAGTTGTCTTAGGTGGATGGATTGAAGATCTTAGAAAACTAGGCAAGATGACATTTATCACATTGCGTGATGTCTCAGGAATTTCTCAAGTAATTGTAAAAGGAGAACTAAATGACAATTTAGGAGAGATAAATCGCCAAAGTGTCGTGAGTGTAAAGGGAATTGTTCAAGAAACCAAAGCTAGAGACTTTGCATTTGAAATCAAAGCTGAGGAAATTGAAGTTTTAGGAAAAGCAGTTCACCCATTACCAGTTGATCCAATTGGAAGATTAGAGAGTAATATCGACACAAGATTAAATCATAGAGCACTAGATATGAGAAACCAAAAGACAGCGTCAATTTTCAAATTAAGACATCATGTATTGCAAATTTTACGAAAGACACTTGCTGATAAAAAATTCATAGAAATAACAACCCCAAAAATTATTGGAAGTGCTAGTGAAGGCGGTGCAAATCTATTCTCCTTGGATTACTTTGGGAAAAAGGCATACCTAGCACAAAGCCCACAACTCTACAAAGAACAAATGACAATAGGACTAGAAAGAGTATTTGAGATTTCAAATTTTTACAGAGCAGAAAATTCCCACACTGGAAGACATCTTAGTGAATTTACAAGTATTGACATTGAAGCAGCATTTATGGATTACAATGATGTCATGGATGTTTTAGAATCATTAGTAATGGAGGTTTACAAATTCACATCAGAGAACTGTAAAGCAGAACAAGAAGTGATTGAGCATAAAATAGTGATTCCAAAATCACCATTTGAAAGAATTACTTACAATCAATGTGTTGAGGAATTAAAAAAAGAAGGAGAAAAGATAGAATTTGGCGATGATTTGCTTGATTCACATTTGAGAATTATTGGAAAAAATCATCCAGGATTTTTCTTTTTAACTGATTGGCCAATGAAACTAAAGCCATTTTACATTCGAGAAAAAGATGAAGATAAAACATTATCTCGTTCATTTGATTTGCAGTATGGATATCTAGAATTATCATCAGGAGGGACTCGACTTCACAATCCTGAAATGCTAAAAGAGAGGCTAAAAGAACAGGGATTAGACCCCAATCAGTTTACTGATCATCTCAAAGCCTTTGATTGGGGAATGCCACCACATTCAGGATGGGGTATGGGATTAGATAGATTGATGACCACACTTATTGGAATTGATAATGTACGAGAGGTGGTCTTGTATCCAAGAGACCCAGACAGATTAAGTCCATAG
- a CDS encoding isocitrate/isopropylmalate dehydrogenase family protein, translating into MYKISLITGDGIGPELSESAISVLDAIHDKLDLKFDVTKLSAGDKALEETGKALPDETIDVIKQSDACMKAPVGESAADVIVVLRRMLDLYANIRPAKSYPHMPALRDDIDMVIVRENTEDLYTGKEFSVGDSAVALRIISEKASKRIAKYAFETAKRRDSMRKVTCVHKSNVMRVTDGLFAKSCNEVSKEYPDIIFEEMYVDACAMNLIRQPEQFDVIVTTNLFGDILSDESSQVVGGLGMAPAANIGDSFALFEPVHGAAFDIAGQNIANPSSFLLSIKMMCDWLGSKNNHSKCIEVGEKLEATIFDLVKSGMKTKDIGGTMSTTEFTKQITDNL; encoded by the coding sequence ATGTATAAAATCTCATTAATTACTGGTGATGGAATAGGGCCTGAATTATCTGAATCTGCAATTTCTGTTCTTGATGCAATACATGACAAACTTGATTTGAAATTTGATGTTACAAAATTATCTGCTGGTGATAAGGCACTTGAAGAAACTGGAAAAGCATTACCTGATGAAACAATTGATGTGATAAAACAATCTGATGCTTGCATGAAAGCCCCTGTTGGAGAATCAGCTGCGGATGTTATTGTAGTGTTACGTAGAATGCTTGATTTGTATGCAAATATCCGTCCTGCAAAATCCTATCCTCACATGCCTGCTTTAAGAGATGATATTGATATGGTAATCGTCAGAGAGAACACCGAAGATCTTTACACTGGAAAAGAATTCTCAGTTGGGGATTCTGCAGTTGCCCTACGAATAATTTCTGAAAAAGCATCCAAACGTATTGCAAAATATGCATTTGAGACTGCAAAACGTCGTGATTCCATGAGAAAAGTAACATGTGTTCATAAATCTAATGTTATGCGAGTAACTGATGGGTTGTTTGCTAAATCATGTAATGAAGTATCAAAAGAATATCCTGATATTATTTTTGAGGAGATGTATGTTGATGCTTGTGCCATGAATTTAATTCGCCAGCCTGAACAGTTTGATGTTATAGTTACAACAAATTTGTTTGGTGATATTTTATCTGATGAATCGTCTCAGGTCGTTGGCGGATTAGGAATGGCCCCTGCTGCAAATATTGGTGACTCTTTTGCATTGTTTGAACCAGTTCATGGTGCTGCATTTGATATTGCCGGACAAAATATTGCAAACCCCTCTTCATTTTTGTTATCTATTAAAATGATGTGTGATTGGCTAGGTTCTAAAAATAATCATTCCAAATGCATTGAAGTTGGAGAAAAACTAGAAGCAACAATTTTTGATTTGGTAAAATCAGGAATGAAGACCAAGGATATTGGTGGTACTATGAGTACAACTGAATTCACAAAGCAGATTACAGATAACCTCTAA
- a CDS encoding 2-isopropylmalate synthase, with the protein MKVRIFDTTLRDGEQTIGVSLSPDQKLAIAKKLDELGVDAIEAGFPVISDGEFKAVKMITSEGLSCEIAGLTRTIKKDIDAAVDAGLNYIHTFIATSDIHLEYKLKMTRDQALEKAIEAVEYGKSRGLQVEFSAEDASRTDREFLKKVFGDVAKAGADRVNIPDTVGYSTPEYMAAITKDTVEATKLPVSVHCHNDFGLAVANSLAGIQAGASCAHVTINGIGERAGNASLEEFSMALKCLPFEQKYETNIKSELIYDTSRFISKTVGIIVQPNKAIVGTNAFGHESGIHTHGVLSNPLTYEPISPELVGRKRWLQVGKHAGVHGMNAMLAEYGIKPTEEQSQKILEKVKVLGDAGKQITDVELLSIASDVLGEKELKRIVQLTGFSVSTGIGTMPYAFVKLNIDGQDHIGTDYGVGPVDAALNAIQKITGKISEIRIKDYGLASISGGSSALCEVTVKVEDALGNKVSAKSVGEDIVTTSVKAVIDAINRIMLKKMLQEKQVS; encoded by the coding sequence ATGAAAGTTAGAATATTTGATACAACATTAAGAGATGGCGAGCAAACTATTGGAGTATCACTATCTCCAGATCAAAAATTAGCAATTGCAAAAAAACTTGATGAATTGGGAGTTGATGCTATTGAAGCTGGATTTCCTGTAATTTCCGATGGGGAATTCAAAGCCGTTAAGATGATTACTTCTGAAGGATTGTCTTGTGAAATTGCAGGATTAACTAGAACTATCAAAAAAGATATTGATGCTGCAGTTGATGCTGGACTAAATTACATTCACACATTCATTGCAACTTCTGATATTCATTTGGAGTACAAACTCAAAATGACACGTGATCAAGCACTTGAAAAGGCTATTGAGGCAGTTGAATATGGAAAATCACGAGGTCTTCAAGTAGAGTTTTCTGCTGAAGATGCTTCGAGAACTGATAGGGAATTCTTAAAAAAAGTATTTGGTGATGTTGCAAAAGCAGGAGCCGATAGAGTCAATATTCCTGACACTGTGGGATACTCTACTCCAGAATACATGGCAGCAATTACTAAAGATACAGTTGAAGCTACAAAACTTCCAGTAAGTGTTCACTGTCATAATGATTTTGGATTAGCAGTTGCAAATTCTTTAGCTGGAATTCAAGCTGGTGCATCTTGTGCACATGTAACAATTAATGGGATTGGGGAGAGAGCTGGCAATGCTTCATTAGAAGAATTCTCAATGGCATTGAAGTGTCTTCCATTTGAGCAGAAATATGAGACAAACATCAAATCTGAATTAATTTATGACACATCTAGATTCATCTCCAAGACTGTTGGAATAATCGTTCAGCCTAACAAAGCAATAGTTGGAACCAATGCATTTGGTCATGAATCAGGCATTCATACTCATGGTGTGTTGAGTAATCCTCTCACATACGAGCCAATTAGTCCTGAATTAGTTGGAAGAAAGAGGTGGCTCCAAGTTGGTAAACATGCAGGAGTTCATGGAATGAATGCAATGCTTGCAGAGTATGGTATAAAACCAACTGAAGAGCAATCACAAAAAATCTTAGAGAAAGTCAAAGTGTTAGGTGATGCTGGTAAACAAATCACAGATGTGGAGTTGTTATCCATTGCAAGTGATGTCTTAGGTGAAAAGGAACTAAAAAGAATAGTACAGTTGACAGGATTTTCAGTTTCAACAGGAATTGGAACCATGCCTTATGCATTTGTAAAATTAAACATTGATGGTCAGGATCATATTGGAACTGATTATGGTGTTGGCCCAGTTGATGCCGCATTAAATGCTATCCAAAAAATTACTGGAAAGATATCTGAAATTAGAATTAAAGATTACGGATTGGCATCAATTTCAGGTGGATCTAGCGCATTATGTGAGGTTACTGTAAAAGTTGAAGATGCATTAGGAAACAAGGTATCAGCAAAATCAGTTGGTGAGGACATTGTTACAACATCAGTTAAGGCTGTAATTGACGCTATTAACAGAATAATGCTCAAAAAAATGCTACAAGAAAAGCAGGTTAGCTAA
- the ilvN gene encoding acetolactate synthase small subunit — translation MWAILSILVENKPGILFKVTHLFRSRNFNIDSISVGVTENPEYSRMTITTYGDEKQVEQIVKQLDKMIDTVEVKHLDEHKTVYRELSLFKIKLSNANDSMEINKLANAYGGKVHDVKKDSIMVELTATPDQIQAFEELARPFGILDVARTGVAALQRSGAA, via the coding sequence ATGTGGGCAATTCTTTCTATTTTAGTTGAAAACAAACCTGGTATCTTGTTTAAGGTAACTCATCTTTTCAGATCAAGGAATTTCAATATTGATAGTATCTCGGTAGGAGTTACTGAAAATCCAGAATATTCTAGGATGACTATCACCACATATGGTGATGAAAAACAAGTTGAACAGATTGTAAAACAACTCGATAAAATGATTGATACTGTAGAAGTCAAGCATTTAGATGAGCACAAAACTGTTTATCGAGAACTTAGTCTTTTTAAGATTAAACTAAGTAATGCTAATGATAGTATGGAAATTAATAAACTGGCCAATGCATATGGTGGCAAAGTTCATGATGTGAAGAAAGACTCCATTATGGTTGAATTAACTGCAACACCTGATCAGATTCAGGCATTTGAAGAATTAGCAAGACCATTTGGAATACTTGATGTTGCAAGAACTGGTGTAGCTGCATTACAGAGGAGTGGGGCGGCATGA
- the ilvB gene encoding biosynthetic-type acetolactate synthase large subunit has translation MNKMETMTGAKALMTAMEKEGVKQVFGLPGGANLPMYDEFARCDIRHILVRHEQSAAHMADGFGRVSRKPGVCFATSGPGATNILTGIATAQADSAPMIAVTGQVPVAMIGRDAFQESDIIGMANPVVKYAFQPRSAEEVPMAVRKGFYIAETGRPGPVLIDIPKDVQTNEAQMIFPDEFKIQGYHPWNDPDIVAVEKAIDMLLNSEKPIILAGGGAIISSAFAELQAIAETLMLPVVTTFKGKGAFPENHPLSLGPIGMHGHAEANKMMAEADCVLAIGTRFSDRSVGTFEAFEKRLKIIHMDVDPAEIGKNQTTSVAVVGDVRASLRIMVKLLLQRSIKKTEETTWIKHVKETKAYWKENLKLHPGEMGAAKILRKLRELLPKESIVTTEVGQHQMWASLFYDVIQPGTFFSSTGLGTMGWGFPAAIGAKVAKPDVPVVDIAGDGSFSMTENSLATAVLEDIPVIVFLLNNFTLGMVAQWQRTFYDRRMIGVDQGKCPDYVKLAESYGAQGLRAQSMDELDKAIKTALSSDVATVIDIPIDPEEDVLPFVAPGTSLSDMILPS, from the coding sequence ATGAATAAAATGGAAACTATGACAGGTGCAAAGGCTTTGATGACAGCCATGGAAAAAGAAGGCGTCAAACAAGTATTTGGTTTACCGGGAGGTGCAAATCTTCCAATGTATGATGAATTTGCCAGATGTGATATTAGACATATTTTGGTTAGACATGAACAATCTGCAGCACATATGGCAGATGGTTTTGGTAGAGTGAGCAGAAAACCTGGTGTATGTTTTGCAACATCTGGTCCTGGTGCTACAAATATTTTGACTGGAATTGCTACTGCCCAAGCTGATTCAGCTCCAATGATCGCAGTAACTGGCCAAGTACCAGTTGCAATGATTGGACGCGATGCCTTTCAGGAAAGTGATATTATTGGAATGGCAAATCCTGTTGTAAAATACGCATTTCAACCAAGAAGTGCTGAAGAAGTACCAATGGCAGTAAGAAAAGGATTCTACATTGCTGAAACCGGAAGACCCGGACCAGTACTAATTGATATCCCAAAAGATGTTCAAACAAATGAAGCACAGATGATATTTCCTGATGAATTTAAAATTCAAGGTTATCATCCATGGAATGATCCAGACATCGTTGCAGTTGAAAAAGCAATTGATATGTTACTTAATTCGGAAAAACCCATTATCTTAGCTGGTGGTGGAGCAATAATTTCATCAGCATTTGCCGAATTACAGGCAATTGCTGAAACATTGATGCTTCCAGTAGTTACAACATTCAAAGGTAAAGGAGCCTTTCCTGAAAACCATCCGTTGTCATTGGGGCCAATTGGAATGCATGGACATGCAGAGGCAAATAAAATGATGGCAGAAGCTGATTGTGTTTTAGCAATTGGTACTAGATTCTCAGATAGGTCTGTTGGAACATTTGAAGCATTTGAGAAGAGATTAAAAATTATTCATATGGATGTAGACCCTGCAGAGATTGGTAAAAACCAAACAACATCAGTTGCCGTAGTTGGTGATGTTAGAGCATCACTTAGAATCATGGTTAAATTGCTTTTACAACGTTCAATAAAGAAAACAGAAGAGACCACTTGGATTAAACATGTAAAGGAAACTAAAGCATACTGGAAAGAAAACTTGAAACTCCATCCAGGAGAAATGGGTGCGGCAAAAATTTTAAGAAAACTTAGAGAATTATTACCTAAAGAATCAATTGTTACAACTGAAGTAGGACAACATCAAATGTGGGCATCATTATTTTATGATGTAATTCAACCTGGAACTTTCTTTAGTTCAACTGGTCTTGGAACAATGGGTTGGGGATTTCCAGCAGCCATTGGTGCCAAAGTAGCTAAACCTGATGTTCCTGTTGTGGATATTGCCGGTGATGGAAGCTTTAGCATGACAGAAAATTCACTTGCAACTGCTGTCTTAGAAGACATTCCAGTAATTGTATTTCTCTTAAACAACTTTACATTGGGAATGGTAGCTCAATGGCAGAGAACTTTCTATGATAGAAGAATGATTGGAGTTGATCAAGGAAAATGTCCTGATTATGTTAAATTAGCTGAATCTTACGGAGCTCAAGGACTTAGAGCACAATCAATGGATGAACTTGATAAAGCAATAAAAACTGCATTAAGTAGTGATGTTGCTACAGTAATTGATATTCCAATTGATCCTGAAGAGGATGTCTTGCCATTTGTCGCTCCTGGAACTTCGCTTTCGGATATGATATTACCATCATAG
- a CDS encoding nuclear transport factor 2 family protein, whose translation MTDNEEIIRIIETLFEAGISKDLSVLKDIHLDDSKFSSFSDLPPYDLKDYKTTIELEELRFVSISDYSYEIKNPKISVFGDTAVVALELIQKGMLVDNKAYTGEHMIINGRATFVLVKQQTWKIAHIHLSKI comes from the coding sequence TTGACTGATAATGAAGAAATAATTAGAATTATTGAAACACTCTTTGAAGCAGGAATATCAAAGGATTTGTCTGTTCTAAAGGACATACACCTAGATGATTCAAAATTTTCAAGTTTTAGTGATTTGCCACCTTATGATCTTAAAGATTACAAAACCACAATAGAGCTAGAAGAGTTAAGATTTGTTAGTATTTCGGATTATTCTTATGAGATTAAAAATCCAAAGATTAGTGTTTTTGGAGATACAGCAGTTGTAGCATTAGAATTAATTCAGAAAGGAATGCTAGTAGATAACAAAGCATACACAGGGGAACACATGATCATTAATGGTCGGGCAACATTTGTTTTAGTAAAACAACAAACATGGAAAATTGCCCACATTCATCTATCAAAAATATAG